The Halioglobus maricola genome segment CGCAGACCATTGCTCATGGCCGGCTGTGACAGGTTTAGCTGGTTGGCAGCCTGGGTGACGTTGCGTTCCCGCAACAGGGCGTCCAGGTAGACCAGCAGATTGAGATCAATTCGATTGACGTTCACGGGCTCTCCGCATTCACTAAATGAATGTTGAAAATACTATGTATAGCGTAGGGGAATTATACGCGTGCAGATAGAATTGCCAAACTCTACGGCCATTGACCAAAGTCTAATCGCCGGGCAGCCTTCGCGCGTATAATCGCGTATCCAAAATCGCACCTAGATATGTAGCTGGAATTAGCAGGAGTTAGCATGGGAACTTATCGCGCCCCCGTTGAAGATATGAACTTTCTCGTCGACGAAGTCCTCGATGTGGAGAGAGTGCTCGGCGGATTGCCGGATTTCGCCGATTATGGCCTGGGATCCGAACTGACCACTGCGCTTATCGATGAGGCAGCAAAGCTGGCGGGCGATGAGCTTGCGCCGTTGCGCAGGGTGGGGGACGAGCATCCTGCGACCTGTGCAGATGGTGTGGTCACTGCTTCTCCGGGCTTCGAAGACGCTCTGAACAAGCTGGGCGAAGGTGGCTGGATTGGCATATCTTCCGACGCAAATTATGGCGGCCAGGGGCTGCCGGAAATCTACAATACCGTCGGCACAGAGATGTGGAATGCCGCCAACCTCGCGCTGGGTCTGGCTCCCATGCTCTCAAGCGGCGCGGCTCTTGCGATTCACGCTCACGGTACCGAGGAGCAGAAGCAAACCTATCTCGAGAAAATGCATAGTGGACAGTGGATGGGCACTATGAACCTCACAGAGGCGGGCGCCGGCTCCGACCTTGGCGTGATGAAGGCCACTGCCGTGCCTGAGGGTGATCACTATCGGATCAAGGGACAGAAAATCTACATTACCTGGGGCGACCATCAGGCCACGGACAATATTATCCACCTGGTGCTCGCCAAGCTGCCGGGTGCCCCCGCGGGAAGCCGTGGCATTTCCCTGTTCATTGTGCCCAAGTTTCTGATCAATGAAGACGGTTCCCTGGGAGAGCGCAATGACGTATATCCCGTTTCCACCGAACACAAATTGGGCATTCACGGCAGTCCGACTTGCGTGATGGCTTTCGGCGACAATGAGGGCGCGCTAGGCTACCTGCTCGGCGAGCCTAACAATGGCCTGGCCTGTATGTTCACCATGATGAACGAAGCGCGTTTGAAAGTCGGTGTGCAGGGTCTGAGCGCTTCTGACGGTGCTTTGCAAAAAGCGATCGCATATGCCCGGGAGCGGGTTCAGGGTGGGGTGCCCATTATTGAGCACGCTGACGTAAAACGCATGCTGCTGGTGATGCGTTCTCTCACCGAATCCATGCGCGCTTTGGCTTACACCGAAGCCATTACCATGGATCTCGCTCATCGAGGTCCCGAGGCAGAGCGTGATGCTCAACAGCGTCGTGTCGACCTCATGATTCCGGTTATCAAGGGCTGGCTCAC includes the following:
- a CDS encoding acyl-CoA dehydrogenase — encoded protein: MGTYRAPVEDMNFLVDEVLDVERVLGGLPDFADYGLGSELTTALIDEAAKLAGDELAPLRRVGDEHPATCADGVVTASPGFEDALNKLGEGGWIGISSDANYGGQGLPEIYNTVGTEMWNAANLALGLAPMLSSGAALAIHAHGTEEQKQTYLEKMHSGQWMGTMNLTEAGAGSDLGVMKATAVPEGDHYRIKGQKIYITWGDHQATDNIIHLVLAKLPGAPAGSRGISLFIVPKFLINEDGSLGERNDVYPVSTEHKLGIHGSPTCVMAFGDNEGALGYLLGEPNNGLACMFTMMNEARLKVGVQGLSASDGALQKAIAYARERVQGGVPIIEHADVKRMLLVMRSLTESMRALAYTEAITMDLAHRGPEAERDAQQRRVDLMIPVIKGWLTEVGQEVASLGVQVHGGMGYIEETGAAQYLRDVRITPIYEGTNGIQAADLVARKLGRDGGATMEFVAGEIRATITQLETSGDVRLAPLAAALATALSDHERTTQVVLEALRDDAAVAMGASFEYMMQTGYLLGGWHMARSALVALEKLGAGSDNPFYEAKIATAGFYAEQILPRCAGHAGAVAGAAGQLQSFPLEWM